Part of the Triticum urartu cultivar G1812 chromosome 2, Tu2.1, whole genome shotgun sequence genome, tgagcaaagcggtaacatagccacacaacagtttgctagggagggtgaaaaggttagaatctatcatggcaatttgggaggcttgataaacaagtggtaggtagcgcgacatagcgatagcatcgagacaactagcatagcaaatatagtagtgagatccaaggtgacggtcatcttgcatGAAATCCCGCTAGAAAGAATatcgagtccatgaagaagacgaaccaACATGggcgaacgaatcctcacaatcgctccaacggagacgtacttcccctaaAGGGAAGGAACTCCGGTAACACATTCTCGTCTCCACCGACTTCACTTGTGATTATCTCTTCCCTTTACTTTGTGCAAGCTATTGGTGTGTTGTATCATTTGCTTGcacttgttgttgttgttgttgtttgcaTCATATatgttgctcacctagttgcacatctagacaacatATTTGTTGCTAAATCTAATTTTTTAAGAAAAAGATAAAAATTGgcagttgcctattcaccccccctctagtcaaccatttCGATCCTTTCACCAATACACCACAATTTTTATCCCGTCAATTTgacaatttctggcgccgttacctgaagagggattgacaacccctcatatgtgtcgggttgcaagtatttgttctttgtgtgcaggtaccatttacatagtgttgcttggttctcctactggattgataccttggtttcataactgaggaaaatacctaccgtagctgtactgcatcatcccttccttttTGAGGAAATACCGACGCAGTTTCAAGCGACATCAGTTTTCACCCGAAAGAGAAGGACCGAGTAATCTCTAGATAGTGTCTTCAACAAGGGAGTGTAAACTGCCACTGTCAGGTACAACCAAGGAAGGCTAGACCTAGGATTTTGTGGATTTGCTAATGAAGCATACAATTGTGGGTGCAAACATTTGAGAGATGATCGGTCACTATCCGTGAACGTGTCCAGACACGTCCGCAGACGCTGGATTTGCTAGATCCGATTGTAGATGCTTTGTCAGAATAAATTACTTATGTTAAGTAGCCTTTTGAAGGGTATATGCCTATGAAAGAATCTTTTCTGTGAATCTATTTTCCTATGTTTGATAGTCTTGAGATATAAATTTATTATTTTCCAGATCATGATCGGTAATTTTTGATTCATTGAGTTGTGAATCGAAATCACTTAAGCGTCAAGTGGCTTAAGGGCATATTGTAACTTGTTCAGTTGGGCATTATAATTCTTCTACCACAAAGAAATAAAAAGATATATAAATAGCTAAAGTGGCGTAGCCTGGAGGATCCTAATTTTGGAGTATGTTTTTTCCCAAATACGCATAAACGTGTGCACTATATATTAAAGTAGATGATGGGATAGAAAATTGCTCCATGTTAGCAAATACATATTGCACCTTACAGGAAGCATGCAATGCCAACTCCACCTACATCGCCTAAGATAATCTAACTCCTCGCACTAGCGCACATTGATACAGCCTAAAAAAGGCTTCTAACACTACCTTGACGATCTTGTGTTCGTTTTCATGCTCTTCCTTCCACCTCAATTTTTCACACGAGAGCTTGCTAAGATGGTGATGCATCGTCTTTGCCTTTTTGGAGTACCCGATTGCATTGATTTTTGGCCTTTCCCCTATCCAGTATCCACCTAGGCCTGCAAACGAGTCGAGTCCGAGCGAGTTGGACTAGAGTCAACTCAGTTTATACTAAAATTTGAGTTTTCAAACTGAGCGAAACTCAAGGTTGAACTGTAAAAAGTGACTTTTTTAGCTTGTAACAATCTCGAGTCGATCTCTTTCGAACTAAATAAGATGATTTCTTTAATAATCTAAAACATTTTTTCGAACAAGATAGACCAAAACACAACATAAGAAATCACTATAAAGTAAATTTGACTTATTCTCTCTCAATTGAAGACTAGTACCCACTCCGTCTCGAATTACTTGTCTTAAATTTCTCTAGATACGGATAGTGTCTAGCAAAAGATCATGAATAAACTAGCAAGAGAGAAAAATAAAGACATGACTGCTCTCAAACTTTGGTCAGAATAACAGGATATTTAATACTACCTCCGTTTCAAATTAGTTGACTCGGATTTTTCTAGATATCAATGTATCTAGACACGTTTTAGCGTTAGagacatccgtatttagacacgTTTTAatgttagatacatccgtatctggACAAATTTAAGACAACTAATTTGAGACCAAGATAATAGATGCCTCCAATACTAGTAAATATAAGATTGTTAATATAATTATACGATATCAATCTATATCGAGCTAAAATAAGGGAGCCAGTGTTGGCTTAAAATCGTCTCGTTTCTCAATCAACCTAAAAAAATGATCATATTCTGGATTTTTTTCTTAGTCGATCTAGTCGAACCAAAATACGGAGTACAACATCTGAACCTCGAACTTCTTGTTGCAGCCTGTCCAACCGAGCCGGGCAACAAAGCCGGGCGGGGTGACCCTTCCGGTGGATCGCAGCCGCGCCCATAAAAAGTGAAACCCACCAGAACTCCTTACCTTCTCCCCCCCTTCCCCATCCCCATCACGTCGCCCGGCCGCCCATCGCTGGGACCCCGAGCCCACGGGGCCCTCAACCCCCACCCGCACGCGCGCGCGCGCCTCCCCTCTGAGCCCTGACCCCCTCGCCGGAGCGGCCGAGCGCGCGCCCATGGACGAGTACCGGCCGCGCCGGTCGCCGGCTACCGAGCGGTTCGTCGGGTTGTTCTCGTCGCCCTCCTCGTCGCCGACGGAGTCGTCGTTCGTCGCCGGGGATGAGTTCCACGAGGACGACTTCATGTTCTCTTCTGCCCCAGTCGCCGCCTCGGACGCGCGGCCCGACGGGCCAGGGAGCCCGACCCGGGTTCCGCATAGCCACCTCGGTCTCCTCGCCGCGCTGCACGAGGGGGACAAAAGGCTCCTTGTTCGCCGCGCCGGGGGCGGGagcggggcagcggcgtcggcTGTCGCGGCCACCCCGGCCACGCTGCTCCGGCGCAAGGCCACCATCGCGGCTGCCACTTCGGCATCTGGTGGTTCGCTGTCGCCCACCCAGTCCCCTGCCTCCGTCGCGTGGGCTATCCCGGCGAACCCGAGGCCCAAGAACCGCGCACCGGCCCCGCAGTATCACCAGTCGGCTCCAGTTAAGGTTCCCGTCCGCCCGCCCCCGAAGCCGGCAATGGACAAGTGGGACGAACTGGACGACGATGACGAGCTCCGGCACGGGGAGGCCGCCATGCTGCCCCCGCACGAGATGGTCGCGCGCGCGTCTGCTGGTGGCGCCGGGCCGGCCGCCCCCTTCTCGATGCTGGAGGGCGCCGGTCGCACGCTCAAGGGCCGAGATCTTCGACGGGTACGCGACGCTGTGCTCCGGCAAACAGGATGGCTCGACTGAATCGGGCGAGGTGATGTGGCTCTGGCCTTCTATTCAGATTAGAGTCATAGATTGGTTATATTAGGATATAATTCTTGTGGCGTTGTAGATCGGGAGGGAAGATGAGAAAGTAAGGTAACAGGTTGAGTTTTTTCGTGTGCAACTGCTTGCAATTTTGATCTCAGTGAATTGGAAGGATGTGTCTGTTATTACTGAAGTTTCAACAGTAATAAGAACTTGTGTCATGTATTCGTAAATTGGGAGTTTTCTGTAATTCAGGGGGAAGGGCAATTTTGTCAACGCTGTTGAGTTTATCTCGACAATTCTCAAGGTTTATTTTTGTCCACTCCTATCCAAATGGTTTTTCGGTTTTATTTCTTTATCTAGTGATATCACACAATTGCATTTTGTTGTGGTAAGGTTAATTTTTCATGTTTGTTTCTTGCCGTATGTGCATTCTCTAATCGTGATTGATATGCTGTTCAACCATGCCTGCCTACTTCCTAGAGAATTTCAGAAGTCATTGTGTCAACAGTATGATCCCACATACGAACTGCAAGCAATGTACCAAACTCATCAACCAATTATGCTTGTTGGAAAGCATTGCCGCGTATGCCGTGGTAAGAACTTTGG contains:
- the LOC125538155 gene encoding uncharacterized protein LOC125538155, encoding MDEYRPRRSPATERFVGLFSSPSSSPTESSFVAGDEFHEDDFMFSSAPVAASDARPDGPGSPTRVPHSHLGLLAALHEGDKRLLVRRAGGGSGAAASAVAATPATLLRRKATIAAATSASGGSLSPTQSPASVAWAIPANPRPKNRAPAPQYHQSAPVKVPVRPPPKPAMDKWDELDDDDELRHGEAAMLPPHEMVARASAGGAGPAAPFSMLEGAGRTLKGRDLRRVRDAVLRQTGWLD